A stretch of the Elephas maximus indicus isolate mEleMax1 chromosome 3, mEleMax1 primary haplotype, whole genome shotgun sequence genome encodes the following:
- the LOC126071398 gene encoding proline-rich protein HaeIII subfamily 1-like, which produces MSGENRKAPTPTPPPPPLPSFPDTASRSQTAKLTKNHGDKQSCETHTHKPHTGNRPRQPGKKRPGKEAQGGPLSFKDNNTPRTEVAGGWGSCPENKPEFPHFLKNTIPSCGCEWPGRRTPRLAQGGGPLREAPPAGQAPKESPQPARPRLGERMGDRSRQRPSLARPLARPSARSLTAGVSGSQPRAGAAVRRRRRRRDPGPRRRVIIPPARASPGPGPGPRPPEPPPRPSRGGSLLSLPPTPAPSRRRRRRLGPARSRLGLLLSSGATAGPLAPQPPLSPDPTS; this is translated from the coding sequence ATGAGCGGAGAGAATAGGAAAGCTCCCACACCcaccccgccaccaccaccattaccatcCTTTCCAGACACCGCTTCCCGGTCCCAAACAGcaaaattaaccaaaaaccaTGGTGATAAGCAGAGctgtgaaacacacacacacaagccccACACCGGCAATCGGCCACGACAGCCGGGAAAAAAACGGCCGGGTAAGGAGGCGCAAGGCGGCCCCCTGTCATTTAAGGACAACAACACGCCCAGGACAGAAGTGGCAGGAGGATGGGGGAGTTGCCCCGAAAACAAGCCCGAGTTTCCCCACTTTCTTAAGAATACGATCCCCTCCTGCGGCTGTGAGTGGCCGGGCCGCAGGACACCGCGCCTGGCCCAGGGCGGGGGCCCGCTAAGGGAGGCGCCCCCCGCAGGCCAGGCGCCCAAGGAGAGCCCGCAGCCAGCCCGGCCCCGCCTCGGGGAGCGGATGGGAGATCGCTCCCGGCAGAGGCCCTCGCTGGCTCGCCCGCTCGCCCGCCCGTCCGCCCGCTCACTCACCGCCGGTGTGTCTGGTTCTCAGCCGCGAGctggggctgctgtgaggaggCGGCGGAGGAGACGAGATCCGGGGCCCCGCCGCCGGGTCATCATACCCCCCGCGCGAGccagccccggccccggccccggcccccgcCCCCCGGAGCCGCCTCCGCGCCCGTCCCGCGGGGGGAGCCTCCTCAGCCTCCCGCCCACCCCGGCCCcttcccgccgccgccgccgccgcctcggcCCCGCGCGCTCCCGCCTCGGCCTCCTGCTGTCGTCCGGGGCCACCGCCGGGCCCCTCGCTCCGCAGCCGCCGTTGTCGCCAGACCCGACGAGCTGA